The genomic DNA GCGCCATCCAGAGCACCAACTGGATCAGGTTGGCGTTGCAAAGCGGTTTTTCGTCGAAGCAGGAATCGATCGGTTTCAGTGCCATCCCGCCGGTCGTCGTCGCGGTGACTTTCGTGCACCAGCCCGTGATCGGTTTGCGTCGCTTGCCCAGCGGAACTTGCAATCGCATTCCGGGGCGAACGCTGTCGACAAGTTCGCTGGGAACGCTGTAATCGAACGGGCCAAAAGGCATTTCCGAAAAGACGACCGTTGCAACGGTGATCTGTTCATGGACATCGGTTTCCCACGCGGGCCCATCGAGGCTGAACAGCGAGCCTTGAGGGTCGTTGGCGGCGGGATCGGAATCGGATGACATGAATTCGTTCGGCAAGGAGAGTTCGGTCATTTCAGGATAATCTGCCGGAGACGATTTGAAGAGATGGTGTAGCCACGCCCACCGCCACTACCATCGGTGCAACGCTCGACAACAACGGTCAATCTTGTCTAACCGCAATGCCGTCAACGAAGCGTAGTGGACGAGGTTACGAGCTGTTGATTACCCACAAGTCGTCGCAAAAACAGCTCGTTTTGGCACGGTATTTGCGCCTGTAGTATTTCATTTTGCACAATGAAATCTCAAGGTGAAAGCATGCAACCGACCAGTATCGCATACGAATTTCAAGATATTCAACTTGGAGACAAACGTCTCAACGATCGAGCCGAAGCGTTGCTCGCCTCGCTGGCGGCCAACCCTTCGGCCAGTATCAACGAAGCTTGCAATGGCTGGGACGAAACCAAAGCCGCCTACCGTCTATTCGATAACCCCAACGTCGATCCCGAAGCCATTCTCGGGGCTCACGCTGAAAAGACACTCCAACGAATCAAAGCCCAAGACACCGTTTGCATCGCACAAGATACCACCGAACTGGACTACACCGCGCATCCGCCCGAAGGCGTCCGCAATCTCGATCGCTTAGGCCGCCGTGGACTTTACGATCATTCCCACATCGCCTTCACGCCGGAGAAACTTTGTCTCGGGGTGGTCGGTGTTAAGTTCTACGATCGCGACAAAGAATCGCTCGGCACCAGCAAGAAGCGAGAAGGCCAACCACTACACACCGGCGAAGGGCAACGATGGCTCGATGGTTATCGCAAGGCCTGCGAGATCGCCGGAAAATGTCCTGAAACTCAGATCGTTTCGCTGGCCGATCGCGAAGGAGACATCTACGACATTTTCGTCGAAGCCGATCAGCATGAAACACCGGCTCAGTTCGTCATTCGCTCGCAGCGAAAACGCTCGTTGCCGGAGAAAGACCCCGATGGCGGGCCTGCGGCTTATAGGAAAATGCGTGCCGAAATCGCATCCGCCCAGCCGGTCGCTTACCGCGAAGTCCAGCTTCCCCAAACGCCCAAGCGAACCAAAGGATCAGGAAACAAACAACACCCCGGCCGTGAAGCACGCACTGCGAAGTTAGAAATTCGAGCGAAACGGATGACTCTTCGTGCGCCACACAACAAGCAGTCTTCGATGCCGCCGGTCGAGATCAGTGTCGTTTGGGTGAGCGAGATCGATGGCCCAGGCGACGGAACCGAAGTCGACTGGCTGTTACTGAGTTCTCTGCCGGTCGACACGATTGCCCAGACGCTGCGGATTGTGGATTTGTATGTGGCTCGTTGGCCAATCGAAGTATTCTTTCGAGTCTTCAAAACTGGCTGCCGGGTCGAAGAGATTCAACTCGAAGCGAGAGACCGACTGATCCGCGCGTTGATGTTTTACAAAGTGATCGCATGGCGGATCATGTTTGTGACCTTCTTAGGCCGCGAGTGTCCAGAGCTTCCCTGTGATGTCGTCTTCAGCGAAGCGGAATGGAAGTCGGTCTGGAAAGTGGTGGAAAAGACGGCTCCCCCAAAGCAAGCTCCTGAGCTGTCACAATTCATCCCGGTCCTTGCGACCCTTGGCGGCTACAATCACCGCGAAGGCGACGGTCCGCCGGGAGCCGAAGTGATCTGGCGAGGCACGCGGCGAATGCTCGACTTCGCCCTCTGCTGGCAAGCCTTCGGACCAGACCAATGACTTGTGGGTAATCGACAGGAGGTTACGAGTCCTTTTGCATCAGACTAAACCGCTGGGACTCGTAACCTCGTCCACTACATCCCGCCGCGAATTCTTTCGACGGTCCGAGGCTCCTTCATTGAACCGTAATGCGGTTAAACAACTGAAGCCCCTCCGATTCGCTAGCCGAGCGTTTTGCGGAATCGGGCTAGGCTGAGCCCCAGTACGATCACGTTGCAGAGAAACAGCCCGGCGACGGGGGCTAGCAAATCCAGCAGGTCAGCCCCTCGCAAGACGACGCCACGCAGGATCTCGATGTAATAGGTTACCGGGATCCCGAACGAGGCGAGGTAGATCGGCCAAGGCATCTCGCTGCGAGGAAACATGAATCCCGATAGCAGCACCGAGGGCAACATGATCATGAAGGCAAACTGCAGCGCTTCGAGCTGCGTTTTGGAGATCGTCGAGACCAGCAGGCCAAGGCCCAACGAGCAGGTCATGAACAGCAGCGTGAGGCAGAGCAGCAAGGTGAGGCTGCCGTGGATCGGGACGCCAAAAACGAAGACCATCGCCGACAGCACGATCAGCGTGGCGATGAAGCCAAGGACGGCGTAGGGGACCAGTTTTCCGAGCAGCAGCCCACTGCGGCTGACCGGTGTAACAAACAGTTGTTCCAGCGTCCCCAGTTCGCGTTCGCGGACGATGGCGAATGAGGTCAGGAAAACCGTCACCAGTTGCAGGATGATGCCGACCAATCCTGGCACGAAGAAATGGGAACTGTCGAGGTCGGGGTTGTACAGCAATCGCGGCCGGATCTCGATCGGAACCGCACCGCGTCCCAGTTCGTCTCGGGCGGGAGCCACGTGAAGGTTTTCGCTCATGTTCTGAGCGATCGCGATCGACAGATTTAGGCCCAGCAATTGAGCGGTGTTCAGGGCGGTCGTGGCGACTTGGGAATCGCTGCCATCGATCAGCAGTTGCACCGAAACCTGCTCCCCGCGGACGATCCGGTCGCTGTAGTTGGGCGGTATCCGCAAACCGACGCTGGCACGCCCCGAGGTCATCGCGCGGCGGAACGATTCGTCGTCCAACACTCGCTCGACCGTCGTGAATCGCCGCGTGTTGTGAAACGCGTCGACAAGCTCGCGCCCCTGACGTCGGCCGTCCTGATCGTAGACGACCATCGCGATGTTTTCGATCTGCGTATCGAGAGCGAATCCGAAAATGATCGTCTGCATTAACGGAACGAGCAGCAGGAAGACGAGCGTCGATGGCTGGCGGCGGACGTGAGCGAACTCCTTGGTCAGGACCGCGACAAGGCCGCTGGACCTTCGCCGCGGCGGAGATCCGCTGGGCGTCGCTGGACCTGGTTTCTGCAGCGGCTCCGAATCGCCAACCGCTTCGTTGGCGGCAGCTTCCGTTGGCGAGGGAGCTTGAAAACTGTCGGGATCGCGTTCGGCAGCTTGCGTCAACGTGACAAAGACATCTTCCAGGGAAGGTTCGACCGGCCGCAGTTGGACTAGGTTGGGTTCGATCTCCATTCGGGAAAGGAGTTCGCGATTGGACAGTTCCTCCGCCAGCAGCAGATGGATGGTGTCGCCGAACAGCGTCGCATCGAGGACGCCGTCGATCTCTCGCAATTCGGACAGCCTTGCCGTTGGCGAATCGATTCGCATTTCGCAGCGCCGCGTCCCGGTGGGCGTCACGTCGGGCAAGCGTTTCAAATCCGATGGTTTGCCTCGCACCAGCAGCCGCGATAGATAGATGTATCCCACATCGGTGCAGCGTTCGGCTTCGTCCATGTAGTGCGTCGTCACAAACAGCGTCACGCCGCGCCCCGAAAGTTCGAACAGCAGATCCCACAGATGCCTTCGCGCGACGGGATCGATCCCGGCGGTTGGTTCATCCAGGAACAGTAGGTCGGGTTCGTGGATCAGGGCACAGGCCAGAGCCAGCCGTTGTTTCCAGCCGCCCGAGAGCGTGCTGGCGAACTGGCTGACACGGTCGCCCAGTCCGGTGAGCTCGATCACTTCGTCGGCTCGCCGCTCTAATTGGCTCGGCGAGAGCCCGTAGATTCGTCCGTAGAAATCGATGTTCTCTCGAGCGGTCAGGTCGCCGTACAGACTGAAGCTCTGCGACATATAACCGACGCGATGCTTGATCTGTTCCGATTCGGTGCGGACGTCGTGCCCTAGGACCGTCGCGTCGCCGCCGCTGGGCGGGAGGATGCCCAACAGCATCCGAATGATCGTCGACTTGCCGCTGCCGTTGGGGCCCAGCAGTCCAAAGATCTCTCCTTTGCGGACGTCGAAGCTGACGTCTTGCACCGCGACCAGATCGCCAAAGCTGCGCGAGAGATTTCGCACCGAAAGAACGTTCTCATTCATCGGCGTTCTTCGCTGACGGTTGCTCGATTTCGCCCAGCCAGAGGTCGGCGGACATTCCCGGACGCAGTCGATCCAA from Rosistilla oblonga includes the following:
- a CDS encoding IS4 family transposase, with amino-acid sequence MQPTSIAYEFQDIQLGDKRLNDRAEALLASLAANPSASINEACNGWDETKAAYRLFDNPNVDPEAILGAHAEKTLQRIKAQDTVCIAQDTTELDYTAHPPEGVRNLDRLGRRGLYDHSHIAFTPEKLCLGVVGVKFYDRDKESLGTSKKREGQPLHTGEGQRWLDGYRKACEIAGKCPETQIVSLADREGDIYDIFVEADQHETPAQFVIRSQRKRSLPEKDPDGGPAAYRKMRAEIASAQPVAYREVQLPQTPKRTKGSGNKQHPGREARTAKLEIRAKRMTLRAPHNKQSSMPPVEISVVWVSEIDGPGDGTEVDWLLLSSLPVDTIAQTLRIVDLYVARWPIEVFFRVFKTGCRVEEIQLEARDRLIRALMFYKVIAWRIMFVTFLGRECPELPCDVVFSEAEWKSVWKVVEKTAPPKQAPELSQFIPVLATLGGYNHREGDGPPGAEVIWRGTRRMLDFALCWQAFGPDQ
- a CDS encoding ABC transporter permease gives rise to the protein MNENVLSVRNLSRSFGDLVAVQDVSFDVRKGEIFGLLGPNGSGKSTIIRMLLGILPPSGGDATVLGHDVRTESEQIKHRVGYMSQSFSLYGDLTARENIDFYGRIYGLSPSQLERRADEVIELTGLGDRVSQFASTLSGGWKQRLALACALIHEPDLLFLDEPTAGIDPVARRHLWDLLFELSGRGVTLFVTTHYMDEAERCTDVGYIYLSRLLVRGKPSDLKRLPDVTPTGTRRCEMRIDSPTARLSELREIDGVLDATLFGDTIHLLLAEELSNRELLSRMEIEPNLVQLRPVEPSLEDVFVTLTQAAERDPDSFQAPSPTEAAANEAVGDSEPLQKPGPATPSGSPPRRRSSGLVAVLTKEFAHVRRQPSTLVFLLLVPLMQTIIFGFALDTQIENIAMVVYDQDGRRQGRELVDAFHNTRRFTTVERVLDDESFRRAMTSGRASVGLRIPPNYSDRIVRGEQVSVQLLIDGSDSQVATTALNTAQLLGLNLSIAIAQNMSENLHVAPARDELGRGAVPIEIRPRLLYNPDLDSSHFFVPGLVGIILQLVTVFLTSFAIVRERELGTLEQLFVTPVSRSGLLLGKLVPYAVLGFIATLIVLSAMVFVFGVPIHGSLTLLLCLTLLFMTCSLGLGLLVSTISKTQLEALQFAFMIMLPSVLLSGFMFPRSEMPWPIYLASFGIPVTYYIEILRGVVLRGADLLDLLAPVAGLFLCNVIVLGLSLARFRKTLG